A single region of the Chelonia mydas isolate rCheMyd1 chromosome 4, rCheMyd1.pri.v2, whole genome shotgun sequence genome encodes:
- the DMP1 gene encoding dentin matrix acidic phosphoprotein 1 has protein sequence MKTVLLVISLWALSCAHPVPSHQNAHSESSEEQGDTASEESLNEEADWAGDAYSSPKSSAETGGEDSNADEHDGTDEENHDPSVASSRSSESHPDDVDARSTQDYDEDDSFRIQQAHRKNWADHEDSGDLDDVEEVDENSHGDQSTEKNSLEDVNETLAIDCSDHGDHHARDSRESEDNGDIENDGFLYLSNGFDSSKGDEERNYLTDEEDESGDDTFDENNEEEINGADPRYPARPTGTDEHSAVADGDLDGDHRATAMGKKDSSSSESSESSSSSSESSESSSSSESSSSSESSESRGFGHGEDASRGRHVPSKGNRGDSDSASSSQEERDDSDDEGMQGDDPSFFDSEAGNSNMVHGAIHSKESSQETSREHLYGKRKSTNKSQKPSQSHVFRNGDDTSEEDDSAEHSDSKSKEDSKSTEDNSCSEEHVASHSREDVTSQSKENVTSHSREDVSSQSSEESSESQEENEENSKDVDSKSDEHSGSKSKEGQEDRDSPEDDSNTSESDSESTEDTRDRSKSEEKSKSTEDNLESEEDKDGPSHSKSVESRSTSEESSSSEESNASDSNEEDISSEEQQGQDSKSAETSDSESNEEEDSESREHTASQSSSQEDDSVSRSMDIESRKLVLDVYHNKPIGDYDDNDCQDGY, from the exons ATGAAGACAGTACTCCTGGTAATCTCTCTCTGGGCTTTATCCTGTGCTCATCCT GTGCCCAGCCATCAAAATGCCCATTCTGAGAGCTCTGAAGAACAGGGG GACACAGCAAGCGAAGAAAGTCTGAATGAGGAAGCAGATTGGGCTGGCGATGCTTACAGCAGTCCTAAAAGCAGTGCAGAAACTGGAGGAGAGGACTCCAATGCTGATGAGCATGATGGCACTGATGAAGAAAACCACGACCCATCCGTGGCTTCTAGCAGGAGCTCTGAAAGTCATCCAGATGATGTCGATGCAAGGAGCACTCAAGACTATGACGAGGATGACAGTTTCCGAATTCAGCAGGCTCATCGTAAAAATTGGGCTGATCATGAGGATTCTGGTGACCTTGATGATGTGGAAGAAGTAGATGAAAACAGTCATGGTGATCAATCAACTGAGAAAAACTCTCTG GAGGATGTAAACGAGACTCTTGCTATTGACTGCAGTGACCATGGAGATCACCACGCCAGGGACAGCAGAGAATCAGAAGACAACGGTGACATTGAAAATGATGGATTTCTTTATCTATCCAACGGCTTCGACTCTAGCAAGGGGGACGAGGAAAGAAATTATCTGACAGATGAGGAAGATGAGAGCGGAGATGATACCTTTGATGAAAATAACGAGGAAGAAATTAACGGGGCAGACCCTCGATACCCTGCTCGTCCCACTGGAACAGATGAGCACAGTGCAGTTGCTGATGGAGATCTAGATGGTGACCATAGAGCTACCGCTATGGGGAAAAAAGATAGCAGCAGCAGCGAGAGCAgcgagagcagcagcagcagcagcgagagcagcgagagcagcagcagcagcgagagcagcagcagcagcgagagcAGCGAGAGCAGAGGCTTTGGTCATGGGGAGGATGCCAGTCGTGGCAGGCATGTCCCCAGCAAAGGAAATCGAGGCGACAGTGACAGTGCCAGCAGTAGCCAAGAGGAGAGAGATGATTCTGATGATGAAGGAATGCAAGGTGATGACCCATCCTTCTTTGACAGCGAAGCTGGCAATTCCAACATGGTTCATGGTGCCATTCATTCCAAAGAGAGCAGCCAAGAAACCAGTAGGGAGCACCTCTACGGCAAGCGGAAAAGCACCAATAAATCACAGAaaccttcccagagccacgtgtTCCGAAATGGTGATGATACTTCAGAAGAGGATGATAGCGCAGAGCACAGTGACAGTAAATCCAAAGAGGACAGCAAGTCCACAGAAGACAACAGTTGTTCTGAAGAACACGTTGCCAGCCACTCCAGAGAGGATGTCACCAGCCAGTCAAAGGAAAATGTCACCAGCCACTCCAGGGAGGATGTCTCCAGTCAATCAAGTGAAGAGAgtagtgaatcccaggaagaaaATGAGGAAAACTCCAAAGACGTGGATAGCAAATCAGATGAACACAGCGGTAGCAAATCTAAAGAAGGTCAGGAAGACAGAGACTCCCCTGAGGATGACAGCAATACATCAGAAAGTGACAGTGAATCCACAGAAGACACGAGGGACCGTAGCAAATCAGAGGAGAAGAGTAAATCTACAGAGGACAACTTGGAATCAGAAGAAGATAAGGATGGACCATCTCACAGTAAATCGGTTGAGAGCAGAAGTACTTCAGAAGAGAGCAGTAGCAGTGAAGAGAGCAATGCCAGTGATTCGAATGAAGAGGACATCAGTTCTGAAGAGCAGCAAGGCCAAGACAGCAAGTCTGCAGAAACCAGTGATAGTGAATCGAACGAAGAGGAAGATAGTGAATCCAGAGAGCACACTGCAAGTCAATCAAGCAGCCAGGAAGATGATAGTGTATCAAGGAGCATGGACATTGAAAGCAGAAAGTTAGTGCTTGATGTTTATCACAACAAACCCATTGGTGATTATGATGACAATGACTGCCAGGATGGgtattaa